The following proteins are co-located in the Leptospira weilii genome:
- a CDS encoding MBOAT family O-acyltransferase: MNFISIEFLLFFLVFYLIYWNVPGKSRKYLLILGSAFFYSVFGLNFLFHLILVVFANWFLYRYLYEKTWYVKAVVILNILNLGLFKYFYLLMEFIGFVFSIPVLQEKTSLDAKFSALFHLGGFEVVLPATISYYTFQLISFAVDSKREGFNKNVSPTEFFSFIFFFPVMIAGPILRFDQVRNQFENPTMTPSKLIDGLWLFLRGLVKKGLLSAAVLPLIAPVFLSPRDYSGIALLLTCFLFAANLYFDFSGLTDMARGIGKLMGFDLPENFKAPFFFQSFGDLWRRWHLTFSFWIRDYIYIPLGGSKKGEFRTAINLIVTFMLGGLWHGASLNFLIWGLLTGIYLSLERLFEVRNWRIFPEIPYVKAIMRYAFVLVVYSISWTFFFTPNFNSATSSIARILTFQNGQPLVGLETGMYMLLFVFLFHIQEEWPEKYSVPEIWKARFLPILGLIILFIMIGMNAGNADFFYSRF; encoded by the coding sequence ATGAACTTTATCAGCATTGAGTTTCTTTTATTTTTTTTGGTGTTCTATCTGATCTACTGGAACGTTCCGGGAAAGAGCAGAAAGTATCTCTTGATCTTAGGGTCCGCGTTTTTTTATTCCGTATTCGGCCTTAATTTTTTATTTCATCTCATTCTGGTCGTTTTTGCCAACTGGTTCTTATATCGATATCTGTACGAAAAGACTTGGTATGTGAAGGCTGTCGTCATTCTCAATATTCTTAATTTGGGTTTATTCAAATATTTTTATTTACTCATGGAGTTTATTGGTTTTGTATTTTCAATTCCAGTTCTTCAAGAAAAAACATCGCTTGACGCGAAATTTTCGGCTCTCTTCCATTTAGGGGGATTTGAAGTCGTACTTCCCGCTACGATCAGTTATTATACGTTCCAATTGATCTCTTTTGCGGTGGATTCAAAACGAGAAGGTTTTAATAAGAACGTCAGTCCTACGGAATTTTTCTCTTTTATCTTTTTCTTTCCTGTGATGATTGCGGGACCGATCTTACGATTCGATCAGGTTCGGAATCAATTTGAAAATCCAACAATGACCCCTTCCAAATTGATCGACGGTCTCTGGCTTTTTCTCCGAGGTCTCGTTAAAAAGGGATTATTATCTGCGGCCGTTCTCCCATTGATCGCGCCCGTGTTCCTATCGCCAAGAGATTATTCCGGAATCGCGCTTTTACTGACTTGTTTTCTATTTGCGGCCAATCTTTATTTCGATTTTTCGGGACTTACGGATATGGCGAGAGGGATCGGAAAGTTAATGGGATTCGATCTGCCAGAGAATTTTAAGGCTCCGTTTTTCTTCCAAAGCTTCGGGGATCTTTGGCGTCGATGGCACTTAACGTTTTCCTTTTGGATTCGAGACTATATTTATATTCCATTAGGCGGATCGAAAAAGGGAGAATTTAGAACAGCCATTAATCTTATCGTAACTTTTATGTTAGGCGGACTTTGGCACGGAGCAAGTTTGAACTTTCTCATTTGGGGCCTGCTTACAGGAATTTATTTGTCTTTGGAAAGATTATTCGAAGTGCGGAATTGGAGGATTTTTCCTGAAATTCCTTATGTAAAGGCGATTATGCGTTATGCTTTCGTGCTTGTTGTATATTCGATTTCCTGGACTTTCTTTTTTACGCCGAATTTTAATTCCGCGACTTCTTCCATTGCAAGAATTTTGACGTTTCAAAACGGGCAACCTTTGGTAGGACTCGAAACGGGAATGTATATGCTTCTTTTCGTATTTTTATTTCATATACAAGAAGAATGGCCTGAGAAATATTCGGTTCCCGAAATCTGGAAAGCTAGATTTTTGCCAATCTTAGGCCTAATTATTCTTTTTATCATGATTGGAATGAATGCAGGAAACGCTGACTTTTTCTACTCAAGGTTTTAA
- a CDS encoding DUF1574 domain-containing protein, translated as MKKIYIYYPILFLVFIFCLDKIFTLEYFQKNFIQAGNTVYYTQRKSLFEKLIHDKNLKERSLALAFGDSRAYPYSAMGIDKKLQKDWLLYNFSGPQAVPAYGFYWFEKIINQGLKPKFVFYVVSPEGFDDTKGIFYDPFLKYGADDEFLLKYADQISFEDRKKLLLDRLFAVRRVNPDLKLFFKRLQEKKLTEYNPALNTEYMVLNLNHGEQFAYTTFLNDPDRLEKDAVRIRNLYLSTFTLGSTQFFFVERFLKLAKENDVKVYLIWPKVYETYRKRYYELEIEKTWWPKIQDLAKRYSAVSVDLNTQTSCELFYDASHQSIMCFLESMKLMIDDYYGFKKIQ; from the coding sequence ATGAAGAAAATTTATATCTATTATCCGATTCTATTTCTCGTATTCATATTTTGTTTGGATAAAATATTTACTCTCGAATACTTTCAAAAGAATTTTATTCAAGCCGGCAATACGGTCTATTATACCCAAAGAAAATCCCTATTTGAAAAATTGATTCATGATAAGAACTTAAAAGAACGTTCTTTGGCGCTTGCTTTTGGGGATTCCAGAGCTTATCCGTATTCTGCGATGGGAATCGACAAAAAACTGCAAAAGGATTGGTTATTATATAATTTCTCCGGCCCTCAAGCGGTTCCGGCTTACGGTTTCTATTGGTTTGAAAAAATCATCAACCAAGGATTAAAACCTAAATTTGTATTTTATGTCGTAAGTCCGGAAGGCTTCGATGATACCAAAGGAATTTTTTACGATCCGTTTTTAAAATACGGAGCGGACGACGAATTTCTACTCAAGTATGCGGATCAGATTTCGTTCGAAGATCGCAAAAAACTGCTTTTAGATCGCCTTTTTGCCGTTAGACGAGTTAATCCAGATCTAAAATTATTCTTCAAAAGACTTCAGGAAAAAAAATTAACCGAATACAATCCGGCATTAAACACGGAATATATGGTTCTCAACTTGAACCATGGAGAACAATTCGCCTATACCACCTTTTTAAACGATCCGGATCGGTTGGAAAAGGATGCAGTACGAATCCGAAATTTGTATCTTTCTACGTTCACTCTTGGATCGACTCAGTTCTTTTTTGTAGAACGGTTTTTGAAGTTAGCGAAAGAAAACGATGTAAAAGTTTATCTCATTTGGCCGAAAGTTTACGAAACATATCGAAAACGTTATTACGAATTGGAAATAGAAAAAACTTGGTGGCCAAAAATTCAAGATCTCGCAAAGCGATATTCTGCGGTTTCGGTTGATTTGAATACTCAGACTTCCTGTGAACTGTTCTACGACGCTTCTCATCAATCGATTATGTGTTTTTTGGAATCGATGAAATTGATGATCGACGATTATTACGGTTTCAAAAAGATTCAGTAA
- the fsa gene encoding fructose-6-phosphate aldolase, with amino-acid sequence MELYLDTANIDEIKEIASYGLVDGVTTNPSIIAKSGRNFREVIKEICSIVSGPVSAEVLSTKFDGMMKEALELVEIAENVVIKVPLIPEGLKTVVELTKRNIPTNVTLCFSSSQALLAAKAGATYISPFIGRVDDTSWDGMELISEIREIYDNYGYDTRILAASIRGPMHLKESALRGADCATMPHSAFLQLFKHPLTDIGLEKFLEDSKKLKW; translated from the coding sequence GTGGAATTATATCTGGATACTGCAAACATAGATGAAATTAAAGAGATCGCATCTTACGGTCTTGTCGACGGAGTGACCACTAACCCTTCTATCATCGCTAAGTCGGGAAGAAATTTTAGAGAAGTCATCAAAGAAATTTGTTCCATAGTTTCAGGTCCTGTGAGCGCGGAAGTTCTTTCTACAAAGTTCGATGGAATGATGAAAGAAGCCCTAGAGCTTGTAGAGATTGCCGAAAACGTAGTTATCAAAGTGCCTTTGATTCCGGAAGGTCTTAAAACCGTTGTAGAACTCACCAAAAGAAATATTCCTACAAATGTAACCCTTTGTTTTTCCTCTTCTCAAGCTCTTCTCGCTGCGAAAGCGGGAGCAACTTATATTTCCCCGTTTATCGGAAGAGTTGACGATACAAGCTGGGACGGAATGGAACTGATCTCCGAAATCAGAGAAATTTACGACAATTACGGCTATGATACGAGAATTCTAGCGGCTTCCATTCGCGGGCCTATGCATCTAAAAGAATCCGCTTTGAGAGGAGCCGACTGTGCGACTATGCCTCATTCCGCGTTTTTACAACTTTTCAAACATCCATTGACCGATATCGGGCTCGAAAAGTTTTTGGAAGATTCCAAAAAGTTAAAATGGTAA